In one window of Spartinivicinus marinus DNA:
- the iscU gene encoding Fe-S cluster assembly scaffold IscU: protein MAYSDKVIDHYENPRNVGKLDAEDPSVGTGMVGAPACGDVMRLQIKVNDEGIIEDAKFKTYGCGSAIASSSLVTEWMKGRTIDEAEQIKNTNIAEELELPPVKIHCSVLAEDAIKAAVTDYRNKRSS from the coding sequence ATGGCTTACAGTGATAAAGTAATAGATCATTATGAAAACCCGCGTAATGTGGGTAAGTTGGATGCAGAAGATCCTTCTGTCGGGACTGGAATGGTAGGTGCTCCTGCGTGTGGTGATGTGATGCGCCTGCAAATCAAGGTAAATGACGAAGGTATTATCGAAGACGCTAAGTTTAAAACCTATGGCTGTGGTTCAGCAATCGCTTCTAGTTCTCTTGTAACTGAGTGGATGAAAGGCAGAACTATTGATGAAGCTGAGCAAATTAAAAACACCAATATTGCTGAAGAGCTAGAGTTACCTCCAGTGAAAATTCACTGCTCGGTGCTGGCAGAAGATGCAATCAAAGCTGCAGTCACTGACTATCGCAACAAGCGTAGTAGTTAA
- a CDS encoding YfgM family protein, producing MEAYRTEEEQLEALKKWWKENGTAILVGVSVALAGVFGYKGWQNHKLSVAAEASAIYSDLLEVSSKSAQGELSEEDKSSLEHLANQLKTEFSDTTYAVFAAFVKAKQAVAEKDLAAAKTELEWVLKQDIDVNLKLVAKLRLARVTFAESTDQAGQALALVENVDAGKFTANYESFKGDVYLAQGNQAKAREAYQKALDASKDSGQPNPFVQVKLDDLAAQ from the coding sequence GTGGAAGCCTACCGTACTGAGGAAGAGCAGTTAGAAGCACTGAAAAAATGGTGGAAAGAAAATGGTACGGCCATTTTGGTTGGTGTCAGTGTCGCGCTGGCTGGTGTATTCGGTTATAAGGGCTGGCAAAACCATAAACTGTCGGTTGCTGCTGAGGCGTCAGCAATTTATAGCGACCTGCTGGAAGTGTCTAGCAAGTCTGCTCAAGGAGAGTTAAGTGAAGAAGATAAATCATCTTTGGAACATCTTGCCAACCAGTTAAAAACAGAATTTTCTGATACGACTTATGCTGTATTTGCTGCGTTTGTCAAAGCAAAGCAAGCTGTAGCTGAAAAAGACTTAGCTGCAGCCAAAACTGAATTGGAATGGGTATTAAAGCAAGATATTGATGTTAATCTCAAACTGGTTGCCAAGCTGCGTTTGGCGCGGGTAACTTTTGCGGAATCTACTGACCAAGCAGGTCAAGCATTGGCATTGGTTGAAAATGTTGATGCGGGTAAATTTACTGCTAATTATGAGTCCTTTAAAGGGGATGTTTATTTAGCTCAAGGTAATCAGGCCAAGGCGCGAGAAGCATACCAAAAAGCATTAGATGCCAGTAAAGATAGTGGTCAGCCCAATCCGTTTGTTCAAGTCAAGCTAGATGATTTAGCTGCTCAGTAA
- the ndk gene encoding nucleoside-diphosphate kinase — protein sequence MAVERTLSIIKPDAVAKNVIGQIYSRFEQAGLKIVAAKMLHLSQEKAEGFYAEHKERPFFKDLVAFMTSGPVVVSVLDGENAVIAHRDLMGATNPKEAAAGTIRADFAETIDENAVHGSDSPESAAREVAYFFADEEVCPRTR from the coding sequence ATGGCTGTTGAACGCACTTTATCAATTATCAAACCAGATGCTGTTGCTAAAAATGTAATTGGCCAAATTTATAGTCGTTTTGAACAAGCTGGCTTGAAAATCGTTGCAGCAAAAATGTTGCATCTTTCTCAAGAAAAAGCAGAAGGCTTTTATGCTGAGCACAAAGAGCGCCCTTTCTTTAAAGATTTGGTTGCTTTCATGACGTCTGGCCCTGTAGTTGTTTCTGTTTTAGACGGTGAAAATGCTGTTATTGCTCATCGTGACTTAATGGGTGCGACTAACCCTAAAGAAGCGGCTGCGGGTACTATTCGCGCTGATTTTGCTGAAACAATTGATGAAAATGCGGTGCATGGCTCTGATTCTCCTGAGTCAGCAGCCCGTGAGGTTGCTTATTTCTTTGCTGATGAAGAAGTTTGCCCTCGCACTCGCTAA
- a CDS encoding RodZ domain-containing protein, producing the protein MKSENIKPLESYQDHITPGEMLAQQRQNLGVGQDEVADNLKISVDFVQAIECSAFDKLPGLTFVRGYLRRYADFVGLDPNQVIQAFDRFTGAAAKEHKPISVTEVEAPDESSHPVFKWFTYLLIGGLVALTVVWWQNEVNQPMTENPTADLEENEITVETVTGETVVNVLAEAQQQEQQAVDTKPSVEVAVAEAIAEQVLPEQEETQVLAVAEEPEISETTASQTEEISTATRQAGEAVAENTPESLDSEVASEQSTVALTATEEGVNHLLITFDGPCWTEVRDAQTGNALVKALYRAGSKLELKQAGPIKIKLGKASMVKLLQFNGGAVNVAPFTRGDVAKLVLGKE; encoded by the coding sequence ATGAAGAGTGAAAATATCAAACCACTGGAGTCATATCAGGATCATATTACTCCAGGGGAAATGCTAGCTCAGCAACGGCAGAATCTTGGTGTTGGGCAAGATGAAGTTGCTGATAATCTGAAAATCAGTGTTGACTTTGTTCAGGCAATAGAGTGCTCTGCATTTGATAAGTTGCCTGGGTTAACCTTCGTTCGAGGGTATTTAAGGCGTTATGCTGATTTTGTTGGCCTGGATCCAAACCAGGTAATTCAGGCATTTGATCGCTTTACCGGCGCTGCTGCAAAAGAGCATAAACCAATCTCAGTGACAGAGGTTGAAGCCCCTGATGAAAGCAGTCACCCAGTCTTTAAATGGTTTACTTATTTATTGATTGGTGGGCTCGTGGCACTAACGGTTGTTTGGTGGCAAAACGAGGTTAATCAGCCAATGACTGAAAATCCTACTGCTGACTTGGAAGAAAATGAAATTACTGTTGAAACTGTAACAGGGGAGACAGTGGTGAATGTGCTGGCTGAGGCTCAGCAACAAGAACAACAAGCAGTTGATACTAAACCAAGTGTAGAGGTGGCTGTTGCTGAAGCAATCGCCGAACAAGTTTTGCCTGAGCAAGAGGAAACTCAGGTGTTGGCTGTAGCGGAAGAGCCAGAAATAAGTGAGACTACCGCTTCTCAAACTGAAGAAATATCAACCGCTACCCGTCAAGCAGGAGAGGCTGTTGCAGAAAATACACCTGAATCATTGGATAGTGAGGTTGCTTCAGAGCAATCTACAGTTGCTTTAACGGCTACTGAGGAGGGGGTTAATCACTTACTGATTACTTTTGATGGTCCTTGTTGGACAGAAGTGAGAGATGCTCAAACGGGTAACGCATTAGTCAAAGCTTTGTATCGGGCAGGTAGTAAATTAGAACTCAAGCAAGCTGGACCGATAAAAATTAAGCTAGGTAAAGCAAGTATGGTAAAATTGCTCCAATTTAATGGGGGTGCAGTGAATGTTGCCCCATTCACCCGTGGTGATGTCGCCAAGTTAGTACTAGGTAAGGAGTAA
- the fdx gene encoding ISC system 2Fe-2S type ferredoxin, which translates to MPQVIFLPHETICPEGAVVEANPGESICDVALRNDIEIEHACEKSCACTTCHVIVREGYDSLEEADELEDDLLDKAWGLEPESRLSCQALVAEQDLVVEIPKYTINQVSERH; encoded by the coding sequence ATGCCTCAAGTGATTTTCCTGCCCCATGAAACCATTTGTCCGGAAGGTGCTGTTGTTGAAGCAAATCCGGGAGAAAGTATTTGTGATGTTGCATTACGCAATGATATAGAAATTGAGCATGCATGTGAAAAGTCCTGTGCTTGCACTACTTGTCATGTCATTGTCCGTGAGGGGTATGATTCCTTAGAGGAAGCTGACGAACTCGAAGATGATCTACTAGATAAAGCTTGGGGATTGGAACCTGAGTCAAGATTAAGTTGCCAGGCTTTGGTTGCTGAGCAAGACTTGGTGGTGGAAATTCCAAAATATACTATTAATCAGGTTTCTGAGCGTCATTAG
- the pilW gene encoding type IV pilus biogenesis/stability protein PilW, with the protein MLSSWHQNKLDHFNYQLTTFLFLMGAMVTNKRTTIWVMLGCMLLLLQTGCVTTAPNGKEIDEDKVVTAQIRLAKAYIREGQAGLARKPLEKALDYDSRSGEAYSVLAMVNQLEGENELAEKSFRKAIRYSDEPSDVHNNYGAFLYAQSRYEEALKQLDKAASNVHYPKRSYSYQSMGLVALKLGKKEEAKEYFEKGLRLNNRLHKAHLELADILFQEQKYIPAKSHYERFKQLARQNARSLWLGVKIAKVFENNDVVASYGLMLKKMYPGSEELKQYQGLLTNEE; encoded by the coding sequence ATGTTAAGCAGTTGGCATCAGAACAAGCTAGACCACTTTAATTATCAGCTAACTACTTTTTTGTTTCTAATGGGGGCTATGGTGACTAATAAAAGAACAACCATTTGGGTAATGTTAGGTTGTATGTTGCTTCTCCTGCAAACGGGTTGTGTTACAACAGCGCCGAATGGCAAAGAAATTGATGAAGATAAAGTTGTAACTGCACAAATTCGCCTAGCTAAAGCTTATATTCGAGAAGGGCAGGCAGGCTTAGCACGTAAACCACTGGAGAAAGCGCTTGATTATGATAGCCGCTCAGGTGAGGCTTATTCCGTGCTGGCTATGGTTAATCAACTGGAAGGTGAGAATGAGCTAGCTGAAAAAAGTTTTCGTAAAGCCATTCGATATAGTGATGAGCCCTCTGATGTACACAACAACTATGGTGCTTTTTTATACGCACAGAGTCGTTATGAAGAAGCATTAAAACAGTTGGATAAGGCAGCCTCTAATGTGCATTACCCTAAACGTAGCTATTCCTATCAAAGTATGGGGCTTGTAGCGCTTAAACTGGGCAAAAAGGAAGAGGCAAAGGAATACTTTGAAAAAGGACTTCGACTAAATAATAGGCTTCATAAGGCTCACCTTGAGCTGGCTGACATACTTTTTCAAGAGCAAAAATATATACCAGCAAAGAGCCATTATGAGCGATTTAAACAACTAGCCCGCCAAAATGCGCGCTCTTTATGGCTTGGGGTGAAAATTGCCAAAGTCTTTGAAAATAATGATGTAGTTGCCAGTTATGGCTTAATGCTGAAAAAGATGTATCCTGGCTCAGAAGAGCTAAAGCAGTACCAGGGTTTATTAACGAATGAAGAGTGA
- the hscA gene encoding Fe-S protein assembly chaperone HscA, with the protein MALLQISEPGESPAPHQRKLAVGIDLGTTNSLVATVKSGSPETLADQQGQVVLPSVVYYGQDQFLVGQLAKDQATIDPFNTVQSVKRLMGRGVSDVKSLGDVLPYHFKGDEGMPLIQTAAGDKSPVQVSADILQSLATRAEQTLEGELTGAVITVPAYFDEAQRQATKDAATLAGIKVLRLLNEPTAAAVAYGLDQGKDGVIAVYDLGGGTFDISVLRLNCGVFEVLATGGNSALGGDDFDHVVANWILQQMGSNANDFNAAQQRQLLATACEIKEQLAKQQQVSVAFAGWQGILSQQQLAEILSPLIQQTIKSCRRTLRDAGLKPADINEVVMVGGSTRTLAVRAQVKDFFAQEPLIDIDPDQVVALGAAIQADVLVGNKSGDDMLLLDVIPLSLGIETMGGLMEKIIHRNSTIPVAKAQDFTTYKDGQTGMVIHVYQGERELVQDNRSLARFVLRGIPPMAAGAGKVRVTFQVDADGLLSVSAKELTSGVESSIQVKPSYGLTDESISNMLQDSFGHAAEDMAARALREQQVEAERLLEAVGVAIAEDGEKLLTNVELQTINDEVQRLTQQLADEKDHLVLKSQVEKVSQLTESFAAKRMNESIKKALTGHSVDSI; encoded by the coding sequence ATGGCTTTGTTGCAAATATCAGAACCCGGTGAAAGCCCAGCACCTCATCAACGAAAGTTGGCAGTGGGGATTGACTTGGGAACCACTAACTCATTAGTGGCGACAGTAAAAAGTGGCAGTCCTGAAACCCTAGCTGATCAGCAGGGGCAGGTTGTACTACCTTCAGTGGTTTATTATGGTCAGGACCAATTTCTGGTTGGTCAGTTGGCAAAAGACCAGGCTACGATCGATCCATTCAATACTGTTCAATCTGTTAAGCGGCTAATGGGAAGAGGCGTCAGTGATGTGAAGTCACTGGGTGATGTGTTGCCTTACCACTTCAAAGGTGATGAGGGGATGCCGCTGATTCAAACTGCCGCAGGTGACAAAAGCCCAGTTCAGGTTTCAGCTGATATTTTGCAGTCTTTGGCAACACGTGCTGAGCAGACTCTAGAAGGTGAGCTGACTGGGGCAGTGATTACTGTGCCAGCCTATTTTGATGAAGCTCAGCGACAGGCAACGAAGGATGCAGCAACTTTAGCAGGTATTAAAGTGTTGAGGCTATTGAATGAGCCTACTGCAGCAGCAGTTGCTTATGGGCTGGATCAAGGTAAAGATGGTGTTATTGCTGTTTATGACTTAGGTGGTGGCACTTTTGACATATCAGTTTTGCGGTTGAACTGCGGTGTATTTGAAGTGCTCGCTACAGGTGGAAATTCAGCATTAGGTGGTGATGATTTTGATCATGTCGTTGCGAATTGGATTCTTCAGCAAATGGGAAGCAATGCCAATGATTTTAATGCAGCCCAGCAGCGCCAATTACTTGCAACGGCTTGTGAGATAAAAGAACAATTAGCTAAGCAGCAACAAGTTTCAGTGGCATTTGCTGGCTGGCAAGGAATACTAAGTCAGCAGCAACTAGCTGAAATACTGAGCCCCCTGATTCAGCAAACCATTAAATCCTGTCGCCGAACCTTGCGTGATGCCGGCTTAAAGCCAGCTGATATTAATGAAGTTGTCATGGTGGGAGGCTCTACCCGCACGCTGGCTGTGCGTGCTCAGGTAAAAGACTTTTTTGCCCAAGAACCATTAATTGATATTGATCCCGACCAAGTAGTTGCCCTGGGTGCAGCAATTCAAGCTGATGTATTAGTGGGTAATAAATCGGGCGATGACATGTTGTTGCTGGATGTTATTCCTCTTTCTTTAGGAATTGAAACCATGGGTGGTTTGATGGAAAAAATAATCCATCGAAACTCCACGATTCCTGTGGCTAAAGCCCAAGATTTTACTACCTACAAAGATGGCCAAACGGGCATGGTGATTCATGTTTACCAAGGTGAGCGAGAGCTGGTACAGGATAATCGCTCTCTTGCCCGCTTTGTTTTGCGTGGTATTCCACCAATGGCCGCCGGTGCAGGTAAAGTACGTGTCACTTTTCAGGTTGATGCAGACGGCTTGCTCAGTGTTAGTGCAAAAGAGCTAACCAGTGGTGTTGAAAGCAGTATTCAAGTAAAACCTTCCTACGGTTTAACAGATGAGTCTATTAGCAATATGTTGCAGGACTCATTTGGTCATGCAGCAGAAGATATGGCCGCAAGGGCGCTACGAGAGCAGCAAGTGGAAGCGGAACGGCTTCTAGAAGCCGTGGGTGTTGCTATAGCTGAAGATGGTGAGAAATTGCTAACAAATGTTGAGTTACAAACAATTAATGATGAAGTTCAACGTTTAACTCAGCAGCTAGCAGATGAAAAGGATCACCTGGTGTTAAAGAGTCAGGTAGAAAAAGTCAGTCAGCTTACAGAGTCATTTGCAGCTAAGCGGATGAATGAGTCCATCAAAAAAGCCCTAACAGGCCACTCAGTCGATAGTATTTAG
- the iscX gene encoding Fe-S cluster assembly protein IscX: MSLKWTDVQEIAIELAERHEEVDPRYVNFVDLRNWVVALEEFNDDPSHCGEKILEAIQMAWIEEAD; encoded by the coding sequence ATGAGCTTAAAGTGGACTGATGTTCAAGAGATAGCCATTGAGCTGGCTGAGCGTCACGAAGAGGTCGACCCTCGTTATGTTAACTTTGTTGACTTACGCAACTGGGTGGTGGCTTTAGAAGAGTTTAATGATGATCCATCCCATTGTGGTGAAAAAATCCTTGAAGCAATACAAATGGCCTGGATTGAAGAAGCTGATTAA
- the ispG gene encoding flavodoxin-dependent (E)-4-hydroxy-3-methylbut-2-enyl-diphosphate synthase, whose translation MFAESPIKRRKSRQIHVGDVAVGGDAPISVQSMTNTETCDVAATVGQIEALQEAGADIVRVSVPSLDAAEAFAKIRQQVTVPLVADIHFDYRIALKVAENGVDCLRINPGNIGREDRVRAVVDAAKDKGIPIRIGVNAGSLEKDLQKKYGEPTPEALVESAFRHIDILDKLDFQEFKISLKASDVFTTVAAYRLLATQIDQPLHLGITEAGGFRSGTVKSSVGLGLLLMDGIGDTLRVSLAADPVQEVKVGFDILKSLKLRTRGINFIACPSCSRQNFDVIKTMNELEQRLEDINVPLDVAVIGCVVNGPGEAKEADIGLTGGTPSNLIYEDGKPSHKLKNDTLVDHLENMIRTKAKQKEEELANVIAKA comes from the coding sequence ATGTTTGCTGAATCCCCCATTAAAAGACGTAAGTCACGCCAAATTCATGTGGGAGATGTTGCGGTTGGAGGGGATGCTCCTATTTCAGTGCAAAGCATGACTAATACGGAAACCTGCGATGTTGCTGCTACAGTAGGGCAAATAGAAGCGTTGCAAGAAGCAGGTGCTGATATTGTGAGAGTATCTGTACCTAGTCTTGATGCGGCGGAAGCTTTCGCTAAAATTCGCCAACAAGTGACAGTGCCTTTAGTTGCAGATATTCACTTCGATTATCGTATTGCCCTGAAAGTAGCTGAAAACGGTGTTGACTGCTTGCGGATCAACCCAGGTAATATTGGCAGAGAAGATCGGGTGAGAGCGGTAGTTGATGCTGCAAAAGATAAAGGTATCCCCATTCGTATAGGGGTTAATGCAGGCTCACTTGAAAAAGATCTGCAAAAAAAATACGGCGAGCCAACGCCGGAAGCTTTGGTAGAGTCTGCTTTTCGTCATATCGATATTCTCGATAAGCTTGATTTTCAAGAATTTAAAATTAGCCTGAAAGCTTCTGATGTATTTACTACAGTAGCAGCCTATCGCTTGTTGGCTACTCAAATTGATCAGCCACTCCATCTAGGGATTACCGAAGCAGGTGGGTTTCGTTCTGGAACTGTAAAGTCTTCAGTTGGCTTGGGCCTGCTACTGATGGATGGCATTGGTGATACCTTGCGAGTATCCTTGGCCGCTGACCCTGTACAAGAAGTGAAAGTGGGCTTTGATATTTTAAAAAGTTTAAAACTACGAACGCGTGGCATTAACTTTATTGCTTGTCCAAGTTGCTCAAGACAAAATTTTGATGTTATTAAAACCATGAATGAGTTGGAGCAGCGACTGGAAGATATTAATGTACCCCTAGATGTTGCTGTAATAGGTTGTGTGGTGAACGGACCAGGTGAAGCGAAAGAAGCGGATATCGGTTTAACGGGCGGCACCCCAAGTAACCTGATTTATGAAGATGGCAAGCCCAGCCATAAGTTGAAAAATGATACTTTGGTGGATCACTTGGAAAATATGATCCGTACTAAGGCTAAGCAAAAAGAAGAAGAGCTAGCTAACGTAATTGCTAAAGCTTAA
- the hisS gene encoding histidine--tRNA ligase, which produces MAKKLQAIRGMNDILPAESSSWQYVEQIIRQLQAAYGYHEIRTPIVESTDLFKRSIGEVTDIVEKEMYTFEDRNGDSLTLRPEGTASCVRAAIEHGLIFNQIQRMWYMGPMFRHERPQKGRYRQFHQLGVEAFGMQGPDIDAELIIMTARLWKMLGIDGVVRLEINSLGTTESRARYREALVEYLNQYKDQLDEDSVRRLSSNPLRILDSKDSQTQAILKGAPVLMEFLDETSKVHFDQLLAILDQAKIGYQINPKLVRGLDYYCDTVFEWITDELGAQGTVCAGGRYDGLVTQLGGKPSPAVGFAMGMERLILMLESLNKIPAAAKQQVDAALLGVGDVTGYSLMVAEQIRSALPGLRLQSQCGSNSFKSLMKRADKSGAAVALIIGESEQEQQQVTIKWLREDKPQQTLGFDQLITELKAL; this is translated from the coding sequence TTGGCGAAAAAACTTCAAGCAATTCGTGGAATGAATGATATTCTGCCAGCTGAATCCAGTAGTTGGCAGTATGTTGAGCAAATAATTCGCCAACTACAAGCAGCCTATGGTTACCATGAAATTCGTACCCCCATCGTTGAAAGCACTGACTTATTTAAGCGCTCTATTGGTGAAGTCACTGATATAGTTGAAAAAGAAATGTACACCTTCGAAGATCGCAATGGCGACAGTTTAACCTTGCGCCCTGAAGGAACAGCTAGTTGTGTTCGTGCTGCAATTGAACATGGTTTGATTTTTAATCAGATACAGCGCATGTGGTATATGGGGCCAATGTTTCGTCATGAACGGCCTCAGAAAGGTCGCTATCGCCAGTTCCATCAGTTAGGGGTTGAAGCATTTGGCATGCAAGGCCCTGATATTGATGCAGAGCTAATCATAATGACTGCGCGTTTATGGAAAATGCTAGGCATTGATGGTGTGGTGCGTCTAGAAATTAACTCGCTTGGTACCACTGAGTCGCGAGCTCGTTATCGGGAAGCACTGGTTGAATATCTTAATCAATATAAAGATCAGCTGGATGAAGATAGTGTACGCCGTTTATCGTCTAATCCACTGCGGATTTTGGATAGCAAAGACTCTCAAACTCAAGCCATCTTAAAAGGTGCGCCGGTTTTAATGGAGTTTTTAGATGAAACTTCTAAAGTACATTTTGATCAATTATTAGCAATCTTAGATCAGGCTAAGATTGGCTATCAGATTAACCCTAAACTTGTGCGCGGCTTAGATTACTACTGTGACACGGTTTTTGAGTGGATTACTGACGAACTAGGGGCGCAAGGTACTGTTTGTGCTGGTGGTCGTTATGATGGTCTGGTCACTCAGTTGGGTGGTAAGCCTTCTCCTGCGGTGGGTTTTGCGATGGGGATGGAACGACTGATTTTAATGCTGGAGTCACTAAATAAAATCCCCGCCGCAGCCAAGCAACAGGTTGATGCTGCCTTGCTAGGCGTGGGAGATGTGACTGGATACTCGTTAATGGTTGCAGAACAGATTCGCTCTGCTTTACCTGGGTTGCGACTGCAATCCCAGTGTGGCAGCAATAGTTTTAAAAGCTTGATGAAGCGGGCTGATAAATCAGGCGCTGCTGTTGCACTGATTATTGGTGAGTCTGAGCAAGAGCAGCAACAAGTAACCATTAAATGGCTGAGAGAGGATAAACCACAGCAAACGCTCGGTTTTGATCAGTTAATCACTGAGCTTAAAGCCCTTTAA
- the iscA gene encoding iron-sulfur cluster assembly protein IscA yields the protein MAITLTESAAKHVTRYLSNREKGVGVRVGVKTTGCSGLAYVLEFVDELAAEDQVFESRGVKVVVDPKSLLYIDGTELDFVKEGLNEGFKFNNPNVASECGCGESFNV from the coding sequence ATGGCAATTACCCTTACGGAGTCTGCAGCTAAACACGTGACCCGTTACTTAAGTAATCGTGAGAAGGGTGTAGGTGTCCGGGTTGGTGTTAAAACCACCGGTTGCTCAGGGCTTGCCTATGTACTTGAGTTTGTTGATGAGCTGGCAGCAGAAGATCAGGTATTTGAAAGTCGAGGGGTGAAGGTTGTCGTTGACCCCAAAAGCCTCCTGTATATTGATGGTACCGAGCTCGACTTTGTTAAAGAAGGCTTGAATGAGGGGTTCAAGTTTAATAACCCTAATGTCGCCAGTGAATGTGGCTGCGGCGAAAGCTTTAATGTGTAA
- the hscB gene encoding Fe-S protein assembly co-chaperone HscB → MTINALDLTASFFELFDLPVQFDLDLADLASRYRQLQKVTHPDRFVGASDREQRLAVQYTAHVNEAYNTLKSATQRAIYLLSLKGIELNIENNTVMDPGFLMEQMEWREQLEEVKGASNPDEAIADLMAAVEAKSTQLQQRFVKTWQEQSPQSLKQAETIVKQMLFIDKLLVEAELLEAELDS, encoded by the coding sequence ATGACGATCAACGCTTTAGATTTAACTGCCAGCTTTTTTGAGCTATTTGACCTTCCTGTTCAATTTGACCTTGATCTTGCCGATTTAGCCAGCCGCTACCGACAGCTCCAAAAAGTGACTCATCCAGACCGGTTTGTGGGAGCTTCAGATCGAGAGCAGCGGCTTGCTGTTCAATATACAGCTCATGTTAATGAAGCTTACAACACGTTGAAAAGTGCCACCCAAAGAGCGATCTACCTATTGTCGCTAAAAGGTATTGAGCTAAATATTGAAAATAATACTGTCATGGATCCAGGCTTTTTAATGGAGCAGATGGAATGGCGGGAGCAGCTGGAAGAAGTGAAAGGTGCAAGTAATCCCGATGAAGCAATAGCTGACTTAATGGCAGCCGTTGAGGCAAAATCCACCCAGCTCCAGCAGCGTTTTGTAAAAACTTGGCAGGAACAGTCGCCACAATCCCTTAAACAAGCTGAAACCATAGTAAAACAGATGCTGTTTATTGATAAGCTACTGGTAGAAGCTGAGCTTCTGGAAGCAGAACTTGACAGTTGA
- the rlmN gene encoding 23S rRNA (adenine(2503)-C(2))-methyltransferase RlmN produces the protein MTSVVAKTNLLGLTKPKLEAFFESIGEKKFRATQVMKWIHHYGVDNFQEMTNLGKSLREKLAELAEIKGPEVVSQHFSEDGTRKWVVRVASGSCVEAVFIPERGRGTLCVSSQAGCALDCSFCSTGKQGFNSDLTASEIIGQVWIAAKSFNSVPHKEDRAVTNVVMMGMGEPLLNFDNVVDAMNLMMDDLGYGISKRRVTLSTSGVVPALKKLADVTDVSLALSLHAPNNELRNELVPLNKKYPLEVLLPTCMEYMSRLSDKRRITIEYTLIKGINDQPEHAKQLIKLLRDIPCKINLIPFNPFALSDYQRPSNNAIRVFQQQLLDAGYNTTVRRTRGDDIDAACGQLAGQVNDKTRRSERYRDKLLNVKQLASEQARPL, from the coding sequence ATGACCAGTGTTGTTGCTAAAACCAATCTGCTAGGTTTAACCAAGCCTAAATTAGAGGCTTTTTTTGAGTCGATTGGTGAGAAAAAATTTCGAGCAACTCAAGTCATGAAGTGGATTCATCATTATGGCGTGGACAACTTTCAGGAGATGACTAACTTAGGGAAGTCACTCCGTGAAAAGTTGGCAGAACTGGCTGAAATTAAAGGGCCAGAAGTTGTTAGCCAGCACTTTTCTGAAGATGGAACGCGTAAGTGGGTTGTTAGGGTTGCTAGTGGTAGTTGTGTCGAAGCTGTTTTTATTCCTGAGCGTGGTCGTGGCACCTTATGTGTTTCTTCGCAAGCAGGCTGTGCCTTGGACTGTAGTTTTTGCTCAACAGGTAAGCAAGGCTTTAACTCAGATTTAACAGCATCAGAAATTATTGGCCAAGTATGGATTGCAGCCAAGTCATTTAACAGTGTGCCTCATAAAGAGGATAGAGCTGTTACCAACGTTGTTATGATGGGAATGGGCGAGCCACTGCTTAATTTTGACAATGTAGTAGATGCCATGAACCTTATGATGGATGACTTGGGTTATGGTATTTCCAAACGACGAGTCACATTAAGTACATCTGGTGTGGTACCTGCGTTGAAAAAACTAGCCGATGTAACAGATGTCTCTTTAGCACTTTCGTTACATGCACCAAATAATGAACTTCGTAATGAGCTGGTGCCTCTAAATAAAAAATACCCCCTTGAAGTACTTCTACCCACTTGTATGGAATATATGTCAAGATTAAGCGACAAGCGGCGTATTACAATTGAGTATACTTTAATTAAAGGTATTAATGATCAGCCTGAGCATGCTAAACAATTGATTAAGCTGCTAAGAGATATTCCTTGTAAAATTAACTTGATACCTTTTAATCCGTTTGCTTTGTCGGATTATCAAAGGCCAAGTAATAACGCCATCAGGGTATTTCAGCAACAGCTTCTAGATGCAGGTTACAATACTACGGTAAGGCGTACCCGGGGCGATGATATTGATGCGGCCTGTGGGCAGCTGGCGGGGCAAGTGAATGACAAAACCCGCCGTAGTGAGCGCTATCGTGATAAGTTGTTGAATGTTAAGCAGTTGGCATCAGAACAAGCTAGACCACTTTAA